The Raphanus sativus cultivar WK10039 chromosome 2, ASM80110v3, whole genome shotgun sequence genome includes a region encoding these proteins:
- the LOC108829483 gene encoding UPF0329 protein ECU05_1680/ECU11_0050, with the protein MKFLFQCPCCSCFCFMKPKQGKPKAVDSKPKEEKKKEEKKPEKKEEKKEEKKEEKKETKAEKAE; encoded by the coding sequence atgaaGTTCTTGTTCCAGTGTCCATGCTGCTCTTGCTTCTGCTTCATGAAACCAAAGCAGGGTAAACCAAAAGCTGTAGATTCAAAACcaaaggaagagaagaaaaaagaggagaagaagcctgagaagaaagaagaaaagaaagaagagaagaaagaagagaagaaagaaaccaaagcaGAGAAGGCCGAGTGA